In one Phyllostomus discolor isolate MPI-MPIP mPhyDis1 chromosome 8, mPhyDis1.pri.v3, whole genome shotgun sequence genomic region, the following are encoded:
- the JUND gene encoding transcription factor jun-D has product METPFYGDEALSGLGGGVSGSGGGSSFASPGRLFPGAPPTAAAGSMMKKDALTLSLSEQVAAALKPGAAPPPAPLRTDGTSGSAPPDGLLSSPDLGLLKLASPELERLIIQSNGLVTTTPTSTQFLYPKVAASEEQEFAEGFVKALEDLHKQNQLGAGAASAAAAAGGPSGTAAGAAPPGELAPAAATPEAPVYANLSSYAGSTGSAGSAATVAFAAEPVPFPPPPPGALGPPRLAALKDEPQTVPDVPSFGESPPLSPIDMDTQERIKAERKRLRNRIAASKCRKRKLERISRLEEKVKTLKSQNTELASTASLLREQVAQLKQKVLSHVNSGCQLLPQHQVPAY; this is encoded by the coding sequence ATGGAAACACCCTTCTACGGCGATGAGGCGCTAAGCGGCCTGGGCGGCGGCGTCAGTGGCAGTGGCGGCGGTAGCAGCTTTGCGTCCCCGGGTCGCCTGTTCCCCGGGGCGCCCCCGACGGCAGCGGCCGGCAGTATGATGAAGAAAGATGCGCTGACGCTGAGCCTGAGCGAGCAGGTGGCAGCAGCGCTCAAGCCCGGGGCCgcgccgcccccagcccccttgCGCACAGACGGCACCTCTGGCTCGGCGCCGCCCGACGGCCTCCTCTCCTCACCGGACCTAGGGCTGCTCAAGCTGGCCTCGCCCGAACTGGAGCGTCTCATCATCCAGTCCAACGGGCTGGTTACCACCACGCCGACGAGTACGCAATTCCTCTACCCCAAGGTGGCGGCCAGCGAGGAACAGGAGTTCGCCGAGGGCTTCGTCAAGGCCCTGGAGGACTTGCACAAGCAGAACCAGCTGGGTGCGGGTGCGGCCTCCGCTGCGGCAGCGGCCGGGGGACCCTCCGGCACGGCTGCTGGTGCCGCGCCTCCCGGAGAGCTGGCTCCGGCGGCGGCCACGCCCGAGGCGCCAGTCTACGCGAACCTGAGCAGCTACGCGGGCAGTACCGGGAGTGCGGGGAGTGCTGCGACTGTTGCCTTCGCCGCCGAGCCCGTGCCCTTTCCGCCGCCACCCCCGGGCGCACTGGGGCCGCCGCGCCTCGCCGCGCTCAAGGATGAGCCACAGACGGTGCCCGATGTGCCGAGCTTCGGTGAGAGCCCGCCGTTGTCGCCCATCGACATGGACACTCAAGAGCGCATCAAGGCGGAGCGCAAGCGGCTGCGCAACCGCATCGCTGCCTCCAAGTGCCGCAAGCGCAAGTTAGAGCGCATCTCGCGCCTCGAGGAGAAAGTGAAGACACTCAAGAGCCAGAACACGGAGCTGGCGTCCACTGCGAGCTTGCTGCGTGAGCAGGTGGCGCAGCTCAAGCAGAAGGTCCTCAGCCACGTCAACAGCGgctgccagctgctgccccagcaccagGTGCCCGCGTACTGA